From one Enterobacter kobei genomic stretch:
- the rlmE gene encoding 23S rRNA (uridine(2552)-2'-O)-methyltransferase RlmE, which yields MTGKKRSASSSRWLQEHFSDKYVQAAQKKGLRSRAWFKLDEIQQSDKLFKPGMTVVDLGAAPGGWSQYVVTQIGGKGRIIACDLLPMDPIVGVDFLQGDFRDELVVKALLDRVGDSKVQVVMSDMAPNMSGTPAVDIPRAMYLVELALQMCRDVLAPGGSFVVKVFQGEGFDEYLREIRSLFTKVKVRKPDSSRARSREVYIVATGRKS from the coding sequence ATGACAGGTAAAAAGCGTTCTGCCAGCTCCAGTCGCTGGCTTCAGGAACACTTTAGCGATAAATATGTTCAAGCGGCACAGAAAAAAGGGTTACGTTCCCGTGCCTGGTTTAAACTTGATGAAATACAGCAAAGTGACAAACTTTTTAAGCCTGGGATGACGGTTGTTGACCTGGGCGCAGCACCTGGCGGCTGGTCGCAGTATGTGGTAACACAGATTGGTGGCAAAGGCCGTATCATCGCATGTGATCTTTTACCTATGGATCCTATCGTTGGTGTGGACTTCCTTCAGGGTGACTTTCGTGATGAATTAGTCGTGAAAGCGTTACTCGACAGGGTAGGCGACAGTAAAGTCCAGGTCGTGATGTCAGACATGGCACCGAACATGAGCGGAACACCCGCGGTGGATATTCCCCGCGCCATGTATCTGGTGGAGCTGGCATTGCAAATGTGTCGGGACGTATTGGCCCCTGGCGGCAGTTTTGTAGTGAAGGTGTTTCAGGGCGAAGGCTTCGATGAGTATCTAAGGGAAATTCGCTCCCTGTTTACGAAGGTAAAAGTTCGTAAGCCGGACTCTTCTCGTGCGCGTTCACGTGAAGTGTACATTGTAGCGACCGGGCGAAAGTCATAA
- the ftsH gene encoding ATP-dependent zinc metalloprotease FtsH, whose amino-acid sequence MAKNLILWLVIAVVLMSVFQSFGPSESNGRKVDYSTFLQEVNQDQVREARINGREINVTKKDSNRYTTYIPVNDPKLLDNLLTKSVKVVGEPPEEPSLLASIFISWFPMLLLIGVWIFFMRQMQGGGGKGAMSFGKSKARMLTEDQIKTTFADVAGCDEAKDEVAELVEYLREPSRFQKLGGKIPKGVLMVGPPGTGKTLLAKAIAGEAKVPFFTISGSDFVEMFVGVGASRVRDMFEQAKKAAPCIIFIDEIDAVGRQRGAGLGGGHDEREQTLNQMLVEMDGFEGNEGIIVIAATNRPDVLDPALLRPGRFDRQVVVGLPDVRGREQILKVHMRRVPLSPDIDAAIIARGTPGFSGADLANLVNEAALFAARGNKRVVSMVEFEKAKDKIMMGAERRSMVMTEAQKESTAYHEAGHAIIGRLVPEHDPVHKVTIIPRGRALGVTFFLPEGDAISASRQKLESQISTLYGGRLAEEIIYGVEHVSTGASNDIKVATNLARNMVTQWGFSDKLGPLLYAEEEGEVFLGRSVAKAKHMSDETARIIDQEVKALIERNYNRAREILNANMDILHAMKDALMKYETIDAPQIDDLMARRDVRPPAGWEDPGASNNSDSNGTPRAPRPVDEPRTPNPGNTMSEQLGDK is encoded by the coding sequence ATGGCGAAAAACCTAATACTCTGGCTGGTCATTGCCGTCGTGCTGATGTCAGTATTCCAGAGCTTTGGGCCCAGCGAGTCTAATGGCCGTAAGGTGGATTACTCTACCTTCCTGCAAGAGGTCAACCAGGACCAGGTTCGCGAAGCGCGTATCAACGGACGTGAGATCAACGTTACCAAGAAAGATAGTAACCGTTACACGACTTACATCCCGGTAAACGACCCGAAACTGCTTGATAACCTGCTGACGAAGAGCGTCAAAGTGGTTGGCGAGCCGCCGGAAGAACCGAGCCTGCTGGCTTCTATCTTTATTTCCTGGTTCCCGATGCTGTTGCTGATTGGGGTCTGGATATTCTTTATGCGTCAAATGCAGGGCGGCGGTGGCAAAGGTGCCATGTCGTTCGGTAAGAGCAAGGCGCGTATGCTCACCGAAGATCAGATTAAAACCACGTTTGCTGATGTCGCAGGTTGCGATGAAGCGAAAGACGAAGTGGCGGAACTGGTTGAATACCTGCGTGAACCGAGCCGTTTCCAGAAGCTGGGCGGTAAAATTCCGAAAGGCGTGCTGATGGTAGGGCCGCCGGGTACCGGTAAAACGCTGCTGGCGAAAGCCATCGCCGGTGAAGCGAAAGTGCCATTCTTTACGATTTCCGGTTCTGACTTCGTGGAAATGTTCGTGGGTGTCGGTGCCTCTCGTGTGCGTGACATGTTCGAACAGGCTAAAAAAGCGGCACCATGCATCATCTTTATCGATGAAATTGACGCCGTAGGCCGTCAGCGTGGCGCAGGTCTGGGTGGTGGTCACGATGAACGTGAGCAGACCCTGAACCAGATGCTGGTTGAGATGGATGGCTTCGAAGGTAACGAAGGCATTATCGTTATCGCCGCGACTAACCGTCCGGACGTGCTTGACCCGGCGCTGCTGCGTCCAGGCCGTTTTGACCGTCAGGTTGTGGTCGGTCTGCCGGATGTGCGTGGCCGTGAGCAGATCCTGAAAGTTCATATGCGTCGCGTACCGCTGTCGCCGGATATTGACGCGGCAATTATTGCCCGCGGTACGCCTGGCTTCTCTGGTGCGGATCTGGCGAACCTGGTGAACGAAGCGGCGCTGTTTGCTGCCCGTGGTAACAAGCGCGTCGTGTCGATGGTGGAATTCGAAAAAGCGAAAGACAAAATCATGATGGGTGCGGAACGTCGCTCCATGGTGATGACGGAAGCGCAAAAAGAGTCCACGGCGTATCACGAAGCAGGCCACGCGATTATTGGTCGTCTGGTGCCGGAACACGATCCGGTGCATAAAGTGACCATCATTCCACGCGGTCGTGCGCTGGGTGTGACCTTCTTCCTGCCTGAAGGCGACGCGATTAGCGCCAGCCGACAGAAACTGGAAAGCCAGATTTCAACGCTGTACGGCGGTCGTCTGGCAGAAGAGATTATCTACGGCGTAGAGCATGTTTCTACCGGCGCGTCGAACGACATTAAAGTCGCGACAAACCTGGCGCGTAACATGGTTACCCAGTGGGGCTTCTCCGACAAACTTGGTCCGCTGCTGTATGCAGAAGAAGAAGGGGAAGTATTCCTCGGTCGTTCTGTTGCGAAAGCGAAGCATATGTCTGATGAAACGGCTCGTATCATCGACCAGGAAGTGAAAGCGCTGATTGAACGTAACTACAATCGCGCCCGTGAGATCCTGAATGCGAACATGGATATTCTGCATGCGATGAAAGATGCGCTCATGAAATATGAGACCATCGACGCACCGCAGATCGATGACCTTATGGCACGCCGCGATGTGCGTCCGCCAGCAGGCTGGGAAGATCCAGGCGCGTCCAACAACTCTGACAGCAACGGCACCCCGCGTGCGCCGCGTCCGGTCGATGAACCGCGTACGCCGAACCCGGGCAATACCATGTCAGAGCAGCTGGGCGACAAATAA